The nucleotide window CCTTGACCAGTGGCGGGGCGGATGGGTTCCTGGCGGGCGTGGGCGGGCCTCAGCTGGCGACAGGCGAGACACCCTCGGCCCGCATCCACGCCCTGGCCCTCAACCATCCCTTCGGCGTTGGCTCTCCAGCCTACCGCCGTGCCTCCCGACCGCAGAGAAGTGAGACGATCTACCTCGGCGCCTATCGCACGGCCTGGCTGCACCGTGTGCGCGGATGGGACGAGTCCTTTGCCTTCAATGAGGACTACGAGATCAACACGCGGCTGCGCCAGGCGGGCGCCTGGCTCCTGGTCGACCCCGCCATCCGCTGCCATTACCTGGCTCGCGAAAGCTGCGGCCAACTGGCCCGGCAGTATTTCCATTTTGGCGCCTGGCGCACCGTCACCATTCGGCGGCATCGGGACGCCTGGCGCTGGCGGCATCTGGCTCCGGCGCTGCTGGCAGCGGCGTTCTTGCTGGCCCTGCTGCTGGCGGTTTGGTCGCTCTGGCCTCTGGTTGGGTTGCTCGGCGTCTACCTGGGCCTTGATCTGGCAGTCAGCCTGCAGATCGGGCTTCGTCACGGCTTCTCGGCCGTACCCCGATTGCTGGCAGTCTTCCCACTCTTGCATCTGTCCTGGGGAGCGGGCTTCTGGCTGGGCGTCATTCGCTCGCCCAGGGCCTCGGTGCGCCGCTAACCCTGCCGGGTTTCCCGCCCTGGCGCCGCCGGGCTTATAATGAAGCCATCGACCTCCGTTCCCAGGCATCTCCGATCTCATGAGCCCGACCCCAACCCCCTCCCTCTCCGACCTCAGCGCCCAGGCGCGCACCCTTCATGCCCAACTCGAAAAGCTCTGGGCTGATGAAGGCGTCGATCAGCTGCAGATCTTCCTCGATCCTGGCACGGCCGCCGTCCTGGCCGAGATCAAGCAGCTGAGCATGGATTTCATCCAGCGCCTGGCCGCCCTCACTCACTAACGCTGCCCGGTGGTGGCAGCGTCTTTTCTGACGCCCATGTTCGCCGACGAAGCGAAAATCTACGTAAAGGCCGGCGATGGCGGCAACGGTATCGTCGCCTTCCGGCGCGAGAAGTTCGTGCCGCGTGGCGGCCCGGCCGGCGGGAACGGCGGCAAGGGCGGCGATGTTTATCTAGTGGCCAGTCCACATCACAACACGTTGGGGCATTTCCGGCTGGGTGTGCACTTCAAGGCCGGGCGAGGCGAGCACGGCGGCGGCTCTAACAAACAGGGCGCACAAGGAGCCGATGTCGAAGTCCCTGTCCCTGCCGGCGCCGTTGTCCGTGACGCCGATACAGGCGAGTGGCTGGGCGAATTGTTGGCGGCGGGCGACCAGCTGCTGGTTGCACACGGTGGGCGGGGAGGGCGAGGCAACGCCGTCTTCAAATCGCCTACACATCAGGCCCCCAAATGGGCCGAGAACGGTGAACCCGGCGAGGAACGTTGGCTCCATCTCGAATTGAAGCTGATCGCCGATATTGGCATCGTCGGCGTGCCCAATGCCGGCAAGAGCACCCTGCTGGCCGCACTCACCCGCGCCCGCCCCAAGATCGCCGACTATCCCTTCACCACCCTGGAACCGAACCTGGGCGTGGCGCTTGTGGGCGACAACCGCACCGGGGTCGAGATTGTTCTTGCCGACATTCCTGGCCTGATCGAAGGCGCGCACACCGGGGCCGGGTTGGGTCTGTCGTTCTTGCGCCACGTCGAACGCACCCAACTGCTCATCCATGTTCTCAACGGCCTCAGCCCCGATCCACTGGGCGACTTCGAGGCAATCAACCAGGAATTGGAGCTTTTCAATCCCCACCTGGCCGACAAACCCCAGCTCGTCGCCTTCAACAAAATGGACGTGCCGGAAGTGCGTGAGCGTTGGCTGCAGATTCGGGCTGCGCTCCAGCGCCAGGCCGCGGAGGTCTTCGCGATCAGCGCCGCCACCGGCGAAAACGTACAGCCCTTGATCCAGCGCGCTGCCGCCCTCTTGTCCGAGCTTCCTCCCCCCGCGCCCGCGGCGGAAATCCTACCGCTTCTGGCGCCGCTCAGCGAGGATGCCTTCACTATCGAGCGTGAGGACGGCGCCTGGATCGTCGGCGGCAAACGCATCGAGCGCGTGGCCGCCATGACCAACTGGAACTACTACGAGGCCATCGCCCGTTTTCAACGCATCCTGGAGGCCATGGGCATCCGCCAGGCGCTGGCGCAGGCCGGCGTGCGCGAGGGCGACACCGTCTTCATCGGTGATGTCGAGTTGGAATGGAGTGATGACTATCGCTTCGATCGTTGAGCTGTAATCGTGAAGCCCATCTTAGAGGTATGACGCACTTCGCGAGCGTAAATGACTTGGGTTTCAGCACCATGCAAGTCCTGAAGTCGCTCGAAGTGCGTCGCACCTGAACTGACAGAGGAGAGTATGCGCGCCATCATCTTCCGCCAGCATAGCCCTGAATTCAACTACGAATTCGTTGCCGACCGCCCTCTACCCACGATCGGAGCGGACGACGTCCTTGTTCGCGCTCGTTACTCGGCCCTCAACCGCCTCGACGAGTTTGTGCGCCGCGGCTGGAAGGGACTCGACCTGGAATTGCCACATGTCCCCGGCTCCGATTTCGCCGGTGAGATTGTCGCCGTGGGCGAAAGGGTGAGTGATTGGCGCCCGGGCCAGCGTGTCAGCGGGAATCCAACCCTGTTTTGTGGCCGATGCCGCTATTGCCGGCGCGGCGATCATCATCTCTGTCTTTCGTTCGGCATCCTGGGTGAGCATGCTCCGGGGGCGTGCGCCGAATTTGTGCGCATCCCTGCCCGCAACCTGGTGGCGGTCCCCGATGGCTTCGATCTCAAATTGGCCGCCGCCGCCAGCCTGGTCTATCTGACAGCCTGGCGCAGTCTGATCGAGGACGGCGGCCTTCGTCCCGGCGAGACGGTGCTGGTGGTCGGCGCTG belongs to Caldilineales bacterium and includes:
- a CDS encoding glycosyltransferase yields the protein MNKAPVVTIAIPLRDEAPRLPGLLDAVLAQDYPAEDMQILLIDGGSQDETRRLAAAAAARNHHLAVLDNPRRLAASGLNLALAQAVGEVFVRLDARTRPAPDYVTCCIRALTSGGADGFLAGVGGPQLATGETPSARIHALALNHPFGVGSPAYRRASRPQRSETIYLGAYRTAWLHRVRGWDESFAFNEDYEINTRLRQAGAWLLVDPAIRCHYLARESCGQLARQYFHFGAWRTVTIRRHRDAWRWRHLAPALLAAAFLLALLLAVWSLWPLVGLLGVYLGLDLAVSLQIGLRHGFSAVPRLLAVFPLLHLSWGAGFWLGVIRSPRASVRR
- the obgE gene encoding GTPase ObgE; translated protein: MFADEAKIYVKAGDGGNGIVAFRREKFVPRGGPAGGNGGKGGDVYLVASPHHNTLGHFRLGVHFKAGRGEHGGGSNKQGAQGADVEVPVPAGAVVRDADTGEWLGELLAAGDQLLVAHGGRGGRGNAVFKSPTHQAPKWAENGEPGEERWLHLELKLIADIGIVGVPNAGKSTLLAALTRARPKIADYPFTTLEPNLGVALVGDNRTGVEIVLADIPGLIEGAHTGAGLGLSFLRHVERTQLLIHVLNGLSPDPLGDFEAINQELELFNPHLADKPQLVAFNKMDVPEVRERWLQIRAALQRQAAEVFAISAATGENVQPLIQRAAALLSELPPPAPAAEILPLLAPLSEDAFTIEREDGAWIVGGKRIERVAAMTNWNYYEAIARFQRILEAMGIRQALAQAGVREGDTVFIGDVELEWSDDYRFDR
- a CDS encoding zinc-binding dehydrogenase: MRAIIFRQHSPEFNYEFVADRPLPTIGADDVLVRARYSALNRLDEFVRRGWKGLDLELPHVPGSDFAGEIVAVGERVSDWRPGQRVSGNPTLFCGRCRYCRRGDHHLCLSFGILGEHAPGACAEFVRIPARNLVAVPDGFDLKLAAAASLVYLTAWRSLIEDGGLRPGETVLVVGAGGGVNIASVQLAKLTGAEVWAVAGDADKAQKMLDLGADWVHDRSAEPDWGRAVWQRSGRQGVDVVVDNVGAATWETSLRCLGRQGRLLTVGGTTGYKAETPVNLVFGRQLRIIGSTMGSMEDCLNVSKLVFSGAISPVIDSVYPLPAYPEALRRMLADQHFGKIVIEID